In Populus alba chromosome 1, ASM523922v2, whole genome shotgun sequence, a single window of DNA contains:
- the LOC118063016 gene encoding uncharacterized protein isoform X3, which produces MTIDRADNLKQIFYGGEGDALPRDGIIKFPRPRDLGIRSNYIFFGPTNFDAQLPMQQLTIKGHEEVGNWLAQLQMVVHGQQNGFLQRLEIVRVVDYGDVRTPFPAKLLRALKNLKGVTVDNCKSLEEVFELGELPDEGRSEEKKLLSSLTELQLQRLPELKCIWKGPTGHVSLQNLVHLRVWLLDKLTFIFTPSLARSLPKLERLYISKCGELKHIIKEEDGEREIIQESPCFPKLKTIIIEECGKLEYVFPVSVSPSLLNLEKMQISDADNLKQIFYSGEGDALTTDFIIKFPRLSELDLSSISNYSIFGPKNFTAQLPSLQYLQIDGHSEFGNLFAQLQQNDFLQRLEIVRVKDCGDVRAPFPAKLLQALKNPWRVEIEDCKSLEEVFELGELPDEGRSEEKELLSSLTELRLQRLLELKCIWKGPTRHLSLQSLAHLKLDYLDKLTFIFTQSLAHSLPKLERLEISKCGELKHIIREEDGEREIIRKSPGFPKLKSIIIKECGKLEYVFPVSVSPSLLNLEKMQISVADNLKQIFYSGEGDALTTDGIIKFPRLSELNLRFRSNYIILGPKNFAAQLPLQQLTIQGHEEVGNWLAQLQMAVHGQQNGFLQRLEIVLVYGCGDARTPFPAKLLRALKNLKMVTVSSCKSLEEVFELGEENELLSSLTQLWLQRLPELKCIWKGPTRHLSLQSLAHLKLDYLDKLTFIFTQSLAHSLPKLERLEISKCGELKHIIREEDGEREIIRESPGFPKLKSIIIKECGKLEYVFPVSGSLTLQSIPQLETLEIRDCHELKHIIREEDAERKIIPESPGQDDQASPINVEKEIVLPNLKKLSLEQLSSIVCFSFKWCDYFLFPRLEKLKVHQCPKLTTKFTTTPDGSMSAQSKVSEVAEDSSINREWTRDYGLEEEEDGDDW; this is translated from the exons ATGACGATTGATCGTGCTGacaatttaaagcaaatatttTACGGTGGAGAAGGAGATGCACTCCCCAGAGATGGCATCATCAAGTTCCCTCGGCCAAGAGATCTTGGGATCAGATCAAATTACATCTTTTTCGGTCCAACGAATTTTGATGCTCAATTGCCTATGCAACAACTAACCATTAAAGGCCACGAAGAAGTGGGTAATTGGTTGGCACAGCTACAA ATGGTCGTCCATGGACAGCAAAACGGCTTCTTACAAAGATTAGAAATTGTACGAGTGGTCGATTATGGGGATGTTCGCACTCCGTTTCCAGCAAAATTGCTTCGAGCTCTGAAAAATCTAAAGGGGGTGACTGTTGACAACTGTAAATCATTGGAAGAG GTATTTGAATTAGGTGAGCTGCCTGATGAAGGACGCAGTGAGGAGAAGAAGCTGCTGTCATCTTTAACAGAGTTACAGCTGCAAAGGTTACCTGAGCTCAAATGCATATGGAAGGGGCCCACCGGGCATGTCAGCCTCCAAAATCTTGTTCATCTACGTGTTTGGCTTCTCGACAAACTGACATTTATCTTCACACCGTCCCTCGCTCGAAGTCTGCCAAAGCTAGAAAGACTTTACATAAGTAAATGCGGTGAATTGAAGCATATTATCAAAGAAGAGGATGGTGAACGGGAAATAATTCAAGAGTCTCCTTGCTTTCCAAAATTGAAAACTATCATCATAGAAGAGTGTGGTAAACTGGAATATGTCTTCCCTGTCTCTGTGTCTCCAAGCCTTCTGAACCTGGAAAAGATGCAGATTTCTGATGCTGacaatttaaagcaaatatttTACAGTGGAGAAGGAGATGCACTCACCACAGATTTCATCATCAAGTTCCCTCGGCTAAGTGAATTGGATCTTTCTTCCATATCAAATTACAGCATTTTTGGTCCAAAGAATTTTACTGCCCAATTGCCTTCTTTGCAATATCTACAAATTGATGGCCACAGTGAATTTGGaaatttgtttgcacaactccAA CAAAACGACTTCTTACAAAGATTAGAAATTGTACGAGTGAAGGATTGTGGGGATGTTCGCGCTCCGTTTCCAGCAAAATTGCTGCAAGCTTTGAAAAATCCATGGAGGGTGGAAATTGAGGACTGCAAATCATTGGAAGAGGTATTTGAATTAGGTGAGCTGCCTGATGAAGGACGCAGTGAGGAGAAGGAACTGCTGTCATCTTTAACAGAGTTACGGCTGCAAAGGTTACTTGAGCTCAAATGCATATGGAAGGGGCCCACCAGACATCTCAGCCTCCAAAGTCTTGCTCATCTAAAGTTGGATTATCTCGACAAACTGACATTTATCTTCACACAGTCCCTTGCTCACAGTCTGCCAAAGCTAGAAAGACTTGAGATAAGTAAATGCGGTGAATTGAAGCATATTATCAGAGAAGAGGATGGTGAAAGGGAAATAATTCGAAAGTCTCCTGGCTTCCCaaaattaaaatctatcatCATAAAAGAGTGTGGTAAACTGGAATATGTCTTCCCTGTCTCTGTGTCTCCAAGCCTTCTGAACCTGGAAAAGATGCAGATTTCTGTTGCTGacaatttaaagcaaatatttTACAGTGGAGAAGGAGACGCACTCACCACAGATGGCATCATCAAGTTCCCTCGGCTAAGTGAATTGAATCTTCGGTTCAGATCAAATTACATCATTTTAGGTCCAAAGAATTTTGCTGCCCAATTGCCTTTGCAACAACTAACCATTCAAGGCCACGAAGAAGTGGGTAATTGGTTGGCACAGCTACAA ATGGCCGTCCATGGACAGCAAAACGGCTTCTTACAAAGATTAGAAATTGTACTAGTGTACGGTTGTGGGGATGCTCGCACTCCGTTTCCAGCAAAATTGCTTCGAGCTCTGAAAAATCTAAAGATGGTGACTGTTAGCAGCTGTAAATCATTGGAAGAGGTATTTGAATTAGGTGAGGAGAACGAGCTGCTGTCATCTTTAACACAGTTATGGCTGCAAAGGTTACCTGAGCTCAAATGCATATGGAAGGGGCCCACCAGACATCTCAGCCTCCAAAGTCTTGCTCATCTAAAGTTGGATTATCTCGACAAACTGACATTTATCTTCACACAGTCCCTTGCTCACAGTCTGCCAAAGCTAGAAAGACTTGAGATAAGTAAATGCGGTGAATTGAAGCATATTATCAGAGAAGAGGATGGTGAAAGGGAAATAATTCGAGAGTCTCCTGGCTTCCCaaaattaaaatctatcatCATAAAAGAGTGTGGTAAACTGGAATACGTCTTCCCTGTCTCCGGGTCTCTAACTCTTCAAAGTATACCACAGCTAGAAACACTTGAGATAAGAGATTGTCATGAATTGAAGCATATTATCAGAGAAGAGGAtgctgaaagaaaaataattccaGAGTCTCCTGGGCAGGATGATCAAGCTTCACCTATCAACGTTGAGAAGGAGATAGTGCTTCCTAATCTAAAGAAGTTGTCGCTAGAACAATTATCAAGTATTGTCTGTTTTAGTTTCAAATGGTGTGATTATTTCTTATTCCCTCGTTTGGAGAAGTTGAAGGTTCATCAATGTCCAAAGCTTACCACAAAATTTACTACTACACCAGATGGTTCAATGAGTGCTCAATCAAAG GTATCTGAAGTAGCTGAAGATTCAAGCATTAATAGAGAGTGGACCCGAGATTATGggttggaagaagaagaagatggtgatGATTGGTAG
- the LOC118063016 gene encoding uncharacterized protein isoform X2, translating to MSPRLTNLEEMTIDRADNLKQIFYGGEGDALPRDGIIKFPRLRELSLQFRSNYIFLVLTNFAAQLPLQQLTIQGHEEVGNWLAQLQMVVHGQQNGFLQRLEIVRVVDYGDVRTPFPAKLLRALKNLKGVTVDNCKSLEEVFELGELPDEGRSEEKKLLSSLTELQLQRLPELKCIWKGPTGHVSLQNLVHLRVWLLDKLTFIFTPSLARSLPKLERLYISKCGELKHIIKEEDGEREIIQESPCFPKLKTIIIEECGKLEYVFPVSVSPSLLNLEKMQISDADNLKQIFYSGEGDALTTDFIIKFPRLSELDLSSISNYSIFGPKNFTAQLPSLQYLQIDGHSEFGNLFAQLQQNDFLQRLEIVRVKDCGDVRAPFPAKLLQALKNPWRVEIEDCKSLEEVFELGELPDEGRSEEKELLSSLTELRLQRLLELKCIWKGPTRHLSLQSLAHLKLDYLDKLTFIFTQSLAHSLPKLERLEISKCGELKHIIREEDGEREIIRKSPGFPKLKSIIIKECGKLEYVFPVSVSPSLLNLEKMQISVADNLKQIFYSGEGDALTTDGIIKFPRLSELNLRFRSNYIILGPKNFAAQLPLQQLTIQGHEEVGNWLAQLQQNGFLQRLEIVLVYGCGDARTPFPAKLLRALKNLKMVTVSSCKSLEEVFELGEENELLSSLTQLWLQRLPELKCIWKGPTRHLSLQSLAHLKLDYLDKLTFIFTQSLAHSLPKLERLEISKCGELKHIIREEDGEREIIRESPGFPKLKSIIIKECGKLEYVFPVSGSLTLQSIPQLETLEIRDCHELKHIIREEDAERKIIPESPGQDDQASPINVEKEIVLPNLKKLSLEQLSSIVCFSFKWCDYFLFPRLEKLKVHQCPKLTTKFTTTPDGSMSAQSKVSEVAEDSSINREWTRDYGLEEEEDGDDW from the exons ATGTCTCCACGTCTTACAAACCTGGAAGAGATGACGATTGATCGTGCTGacaatttaaagcaaatatttTACGGTGGAGAAGGAGATGCACTCCCCAGAGATGGCATCATCAAGTTCCCTCGGCTAAGAGAATTGTCTCTTCAGTTCAGATCAAATTACATCTTTTTAGTTCTAACGAATTTTGCTGCCCAATTGCCTTTGCAACAACTAACCATTCAAGGCCACGAAGAAGTGGGTAATTGGTTGGCACAGCTACAA ATGGTCGTCCATGGACAGCAAAACGGCTTCTTACAAAGATTAGAAATTGTACGAGTGGTCGATTATGGGGATGTTCGCACTCCGTTTCCAGCAAAATTGCTTCGAGCTCTGAAAAATCTAAAGGGGGTGACTGTTGACAACTGTAAATCATTGGAAGAG GTATTTGAATTAGGTGAGCTGCCTGATGAAGGACGCAGTGAGGAGAAGAAGCTGCTGTCATCTTTAACAGAGTTACAGCTGCAAAGGTTACCTGAGCTCAAATGCATATGGAAGGGGCCCACCGGGCATGTCAGCCTCCAAAATCTTGTTCATCTACGTGTTTGGCTTCTCGACAAACTGACATTTATCTTCACACCGTCCCTCGCTCGAAGTCTGCCAAAGCTAGAAAGACTTTACATAAGTAAATGCGGTGAATTGAAGCATATTATCAAAGAAGAGGATGGTGAACGGGAAATAATTCAAGAGTCTCCTTGCTTTCCAAAATTGAAAACTATCATCATAGAAGAGTGTGGTAAACTGGAATATGTCTTCCCTGTCTCTGTGTCTCCAAGCCTTCTGAACCTGGAAAAGATGCAGATTTCTGATGCTGacaatttaaagcaaatatttTACAGTGGAGAAGGAGATGCACTCACCACAGATTTCATCATCAAGTTCCCTCGGCTAAGTGAATTGGATCTTTCTTCCATATCAAATTACAGCATTTTTGGTCCAAAGAATTTTACTGCCCAATTGCCTTCTTTGCAATATCTACAAATTGATGGCCACAGTGAATTTGGaaatttgtttgcacaactccAA CAAAACGACTTCTTACAAAGATTAGAAATTGTACGAGTGAAGGATTGTGGGGATGTTCGCGCTCCGTTTCCAGCAAAATTGCTGCAAGCTTTGAAAAATCCATGGAGGGTGGAAATTGAGGACTGCAAATCATTGGAAGAGGTATTTGAATTAGGTGAGCTGCCTGATGAAGGACGCAGTGAGGAGAAGGAACTGCTGTCATCTTTAACAGAGTTACGGCTGCAAAGGTTACTTGAGCTCAAATGCATATGGAAGGGGCCCACCAGACATCTCAGCCTCCAAAGTCTTGCTCATCTAAAGTTGGATTATCTCGACAAACTGACATTTATCTTCACACAGTCCCTTGCTCACAGTCTGCCAAAGCTAGAAAGACTTGAGATAAGTAAATGCGGTGAATTGAAGCATATTATCAGAGAAGAGGATGGTGAAAGGGAAATAATTCGAAAGTCTCCTGGCTTCCCaaaattaaaatctatcatCATAAAAGAGTGTGGTAAACTGGAATATGTCTTCCCTGTCTCTGTGTCTCCAAGCCTTCTGAACCTGGAAAAGATGCAGATTTCTGTTGCTGacaatttaaagcaaatatttTACAGTGGAGAAGGAGACGCACTCACCACAGATGGCATCATCAAGTTCCCTCGGCTAAGTGAATTGAATCTTCGGTTCAGATCAAATTACATCATTTTAGGTCCAAAGAATTTTGCTGCCCAATTGCCTTTGCAACAACTAACCATTCAAGGCCACGAAGAAGTGGGTAATTGGTTGGCACAGCTACAA CAAAACGGCTTCTTACAAAGATTAGAAATTGTACTAGTGTACGGTTGTGGGGATGCTCGCACTCCGTTTCCAGCAAAATTGCTTCGAGCTCTGAAAAATCTAAAGATGGTGACTGTTAGCAGCTGTAAATCATTGGAAGAGGTATTTGAATTAGGTGAGGAGAACGAGCTGCTGTCATCTTTAACACAGTTATGGCTGCAAAGGTTACCTGAGCTCAAATGCATATGGAAGGGGCCCACCAGACATCTCAGCCTCCAAAGTCTTGCTCATCTAAAGTTGGATTATCTCGACAAACTGACATTTATCTTCACACAGTCCCTTGCTCACAGTCTGCCAAAGCTAGAAAGACTTGAGATAAGTAAATGCGGTGAATTGAAGCATATTATCAGAGAAGAGGATGGTGAAAGGGAAATAATTCGAGAGTCTCCTGGCTTCCCaaaattaaaatctatcatCATAAAAGAGTGTGGTAAACTGGAATACGTCTTCCCTGTCTCCGGGTCTCTAACTCTTCAAAGTATACCACAGCTAGAAACACTTGAGATAAGAGATTGTCATGAATTGAAGCATATTATCAGAGAAGAGGAtgctgaaagaaaaataattccaGAGTCTCCTGGGCAGGATGATCAAGCTTCACCTATCAACGTTGAGAAGGAGATAGTGCTTCCTAATCTAAAGAAGTTGTCGCTAGAACAATTATCAAGTATTGTCTGTTTTAGTTTCAAATGGTGTGATTATTTCTTATTCCCTCGTTTGGAGAAGTTGAAGGTTCATCAATGTCCAAAGCTTACCACAAAATTTACTACTACACCAGATGGTTCAATGAGTGCTCAATCAAAG GTATCTGAAGTAGCTGAAGATTCAAGCATTAATAGAGAGTGGACCCGAGATTATGggttggaagaagaagaagatggtgatGATTGGTAG
- the LOC118063016 gene encoding uncharacterized protein isoform X1, whose amino-acid sequence MSPRLTNLEEMTIDRADNLKQIFYGGEGDALPRDGIIKFPRLRELSLQFRSNYIFLVLTNFAAQLPLQQLTIQGHEEVGNWLAQLQQNGFLQRLEIVRVVDYGDVRTPFPAKLLRALKNLKGVTVDNCKSLEEVFELGELPDEGRSEEKKLLSSLTELQLQRLPELKCIWKGPTGHVSLQNLVHLRVWLLDKLTFIFTPSLARSLPKLERLYISKCGELKHIIKEEDGEREIIQESPCFPKLKTIIIEECGKLEYVFPVSVSPSLLNLEKMQISDADNLKQIFYSGEGDALTTDFIIKFPRLSELDLSSISNYSIFGPKNFTAQLPSLQYLQIDGHSEFGNLFAQLQQNDFLQRLEIVRVKDCGDVRAPFPAKLLQALKNPWRVEIEDCKSLEEVFELGELPDEGRSEEKELLSSLTELRLQRLLELKCIWKGPTRHLSLQSLAHLKLDYLDKLTFIFTQSLAHSLPKLERLEISKCGELKHIIREEDGEREIIRKSPGFPKLKSIIIKECGKLEYVFPVSVSPSLLNLEKMQISVADNLKQIFYSGEGDALTTDGIIKFPRLSELNLRFRSNYIILGPKNFAAQLPLQQLTIQGHEEVGNWLAQLQMAVHGQQNGFLQRLEIVLVYGCGDARTPFPAKLLRALKNLKMVTVSSCKSLEEVFELGEENELLSSLTQLWLQRLPELKCIWKGPTRHLSLQSLAHLKLDYLDKLTFIFTQSLAHSLPKLERLEISKCGELKHIIREEDGEREIIRESPGFPKLKSIIIKECGKLEYVFPVSGSLTLQSIPQLETLEIRDCHELKHIIREEDAERKIIPESPGQDDQASPINVEKEIVLPNLKKLSLEQLSSIVCFSFKWCDYFLFPRLEKLKVHQCPKLTTKFTTTPDGSMSAQSKVSEVAEDSSINREWTRDYGLEEEEDGDDW is encoded by the exons ATGTCTCCACGTCTTACAAACCTGGAAGAGATGACGATTGATCGTGCTGacaatttaaagcaaatatttTACGGTGGAGAAGGAGATGCACTCCCCAGAGATGGCATCATCAAGTTCCCTCGGCTAAGAGAATTGTCTCTTCAGTTCAGATCAAATTACATCTTTTTAGTTCTAACGAATTTTGCTGCCCAATTGCCTTTGCAACAACTAACCATTCAAGGCCACGAAGAAGTGGGTAATTGGTTGGCACAGCTACAA CAAAACGGCTTCTTACAAAGATTAGAAATTGTACGAGTGGTCGATTATGGGGATGTTCGCACTCCGTTTCCAGCAAAATTGCTTCGAGCTCTGAAAAATCTAAAGGGGGTGACTGTTGACAACTGTAAATCATTGGAAGAG GTATTTGAATTAGGTGAGCTGCCTGATGAAGGACGCAGTGAGGAGAAGAAGCTGCTGTCATCTTTAACAGAGTTACAGCTGCAAAGGTTACCTGAGCTCAAATGCATATGGAAGGGGCCCACCGGGCATGTCAGCCTCCAAAATCTTGTTCATCTACGTGTTTGGCTTCTCGACAAACTGACATTTATCTTCACACCGTCCCTCGCTCGAAGTCTGCCAAAGCTAGAAAGACTTTACATAAGTAAATGCGGTGAATTGAAGCATATTATCAAAGAAGAGGATGGTGAACGGGAAATAATTCAAGAGTCTCCTTGCTTTCCAAAATTGAAAACTATCATCATAGAAGAGTGTGGTAAACTGGAATATGTCTTCCCTGTCTCTGTGTCTCCAAGCCTTCTGAACCTGGAAAAGATGCAGATTTCTGATGCTGacaatttaaagcaaatatttTACAGTGGAGAAGGAGATGCACTCACCACAGATTTCATCATCAAGTTCCCTCGGCTAAGTGAATTGGATCTTTCTTCCATATCAAATTACAGCATTTTTGGTCCAAAGAATTTTACTGCCCAATTGCCTTCTTTGCAATATCTACAAATTGATGGCCACAGTGAATTTGGaaatttgtttgcacaactccAA CAAAACGACTTCTTACAAAGATTAGAAATTGTACGAGTGAAGGATTGTGGGGATGTTCGCGCTCCGTTTCCAGCAAAATTGCTGCAAGCTTTGAAAAATCCATGGAGGGTGGAAATTGAGGACTGCAAATCATTGGAAGAGGTATTTGAATTAGGTGAGCTGCCTGATGAAGGACGCAGTGAGGAGAAGGAACTGCTGTCATCTTTAACAGAGTTACGGCTGCAAAGGTTACTTGAGCTCAAATGCATATGGAAGGGGCCCACCAGACATCTCAGCCTCCAAAGTCTTGCTCATCTAAAGTTGGATTATCTCGACAAACTGACATTTATCTTCACACAGTCCCTTGCTCACAGTCTGCCAAAGCTAGAAAGACTTGAGATAAGTAAATGCGGTGAATTGAAGCATATTATCAGAGAAGAGGATGGTGAAAGGGAAATAATTCGAAAGTCTCCTGGCTTCCCaaaattaaaatctatcatCATAAAAGAGTGTGGTAAACTGGAATATGTCTTCCCTGTCTCTGTGTCTCCAAGCCTTCTGAACCTGGAAAAGATGCAGATTTCTGTTGCTGacaatttaaagcaaatatttTACAGTGGAGAAGGAGACGCACTCACCACAGATGGCATCATCAAGTTCCCTCGGCTAAGTGAATTGAATCTTCGGTTCAGATCAAATTACATCATTTTAGGTCCAAAGAATTTTGCTGCCCAATTGCCTTTGCAACAACTAACCATTCAAGGCCACGAAGAAGTGGGTAATTGGTTGGCACAGCTACAA ATGGCCGTCCATGGACAGCAAAACGGCTTCTTACAAAGATTAGAAATTGTACTAGTGTACGGTTGTGGGGATGCTCGCACTCCGTTTCCAGCAAAATTGCTTCGAGCTCTGAAAAATCTAAAGATGGTGACTGTTAGCAGCTGTAAATCATTGGAAGAGGTATTTGAATTAGGTGAGGAGAACGAGCTGCTGTCATCTTTAACACAGTTATGGCTGCAAAGGTTACCTGAGCTCAAATGCATATGGAAGGGGCCCACCAGACATCTCAGCCTCCAAAGTCTTGCTCATCTAAAGTTGGATTATCTCGACAAACTGACATTTATCTTCACACAGTCCCTTGCTCACAGTCTGCCAAAGCTAGAAAGACTTGAGATAAGTAAATGCGGTGAATTGAAGCATATTATCAGAGAAGAGGATGGTGAAAGGGAAATAATTCGAGAGTCTCCTGGCTTCCCaaaattaaaatctatcatCATAAAAGAGTGTGGTAAACTGGAATACGTCTTCCCTGTCTCCGGGTCTCTAACTCTTCAAAGTATACCACAGCTAGAAACACTTGAGATAAGAGATTGTCATGAATTGAAGCATATTATCAGAGAAGAGGAtgctgaaagaaaaataattccaGAGTCTCCTGGGCAGGATGATCAAGCTTCACCTATCAACGTTGAGAAGGAGATAGTGCTTCCTAATCTAAAGAAGTTGTCGCTAGAACAATTATCAAGTATTGTCTGTTTTAGTTTCAAATGGTGTGATTATTTCTTATTCCCTCGTTTGGAGAAGTTGAAGGTTCATCAATGTCCAAAGCTTACCACAAAATTTACTACTACACCAGATGGTTCAATGAGTGCTCAATCAAAG GTATCTGAAGTAGCTGAAGATTCAAGCATTAATAGAGAGTGGACCCGAGATTATGggttggaagaagaagaagatggtgatGATTGGTAG